A genomic segment from Candidatus Brocadia sinica JPN1 encodes:
- the gcvH gene encoding glycine cleavage system protein GcvH, giving the protein MANIPNELFYTKTHEWVKKINQKEVIVGITDHAQQQLKDIVFVELPTIGKAVKAGAACAVVESVKAAYDIYAPISGKVIKTNQQIQEKPELVNKDPYGEGWFLHIEISNPNELNNLLSPAQYRAVSESGH; this is encoded by the coding sequence ATGGCAAATATACCCAACGAATTGTTTTACACAAAGACGCATGAATGGGTGAAGAAGATAAATCAAAAAGAGGTGATTGTGGGTATCACAGACCATGCACAGCAGCAACTGAAAGACATCGTCTTTGTTGAATTACCTACGATAGGAAAAGCGGTGAAGGCAGGCGCAGCCTGTGCGGTTGTGGAATCCGTAAAGGCCGCCTACGATATTTACGCCCCGATATCGGGAAAAGTCATCAAGACAAATCAACAAATCCAGGAAAAACCTGAACTGGTGAATAAAGACCCTTATGGCGAGGGGTGGTTTTTACACATCGAGATATCCAACCCAAACGAATTGAACAACCTCTTAAGTCCAGCTCAATATCGAGCCGTCAGCGAATCTGGACATTGA
- a CDS encoding YkgJ family cysteine cluster protein — MYYVFNKREIYTSLKRRQGNCLRCGRCCHASFKCQHLGYDENGLSLCKVYDRKPHMCSLYPYNESDYFYHLKPTCGYKYNDE; from the coding sequence ATGTATTATGTCTTCAATAAACGGGAAATTTATACCTCATTAAAAAGACGACAGGGAAATTGCCTCCGATGTGGGCGGTGCTGCCATGCATCGTTTAAATGCCAGCATCTTGGATACGATGAAAATGGGCTCTCCCTGTGTAAGGTATATGATCGTAAGCCACACATGTGTTCGCTCTATCCTTACAATGAAAGTGATTATTTTTATCATCTGAAACCTACCTGTGGTTATAAATATAATGATGAATAA
- the gcvT gene encoding glycine cleavage system aminomethyltransferase GcvT yields MKKTPLYDTHLKLNAKMVSFHGYFTPLQYDTIINEHHSVRKNAGLFDISHMGRLEILGNKAFPFIQRIITNDAGKLADRQVQYTPICNERGGILDDILVYKWHEEHFMLVVNCANKEKDLLWLQEQAVTYQPLEIRDSTDSTSLIALQGPLSMRMLENAFNSKFDYLKRFYFDDFVWDGIPIVISRTGYTGEDGFEIFTDAKHVVKLWNLLLDKNRQDGLRPAGLGARDTLRLEACLLLYGNDMDETTTPLETTIDWTVKFDKGNFTGKEAMLRQKAKGVDRKLAGFEMIDRGIPRNGYPVLKGNETIGKVTSGSFSPTTNKNIGLCLIKSHYARVGEVLQIQIRENNYRARIVKTPFYKGEIT; encoded by the coding sequence ATGAAGAAAACGCCTCTGTATGATACCCACCTCAAACTCAATGCAAAGATGGTGTCCTTCCATGGCTATTTCACGCCCCTCCAATATGACACCATCATCAATGAACACCACAGCGTCAGAAAAAATGCCGGCCTTTTCGACATATCCCACATGGGGAGATTGGAGATTTTAGGAAACAAGGCATTCCCATTCATTCAGCGCATTATTACAAACGACGCTGGGAAACTTGCAGACAGGCAAGTTCAATACACCCCCATCTGCAACGAACGGGGCGGGATTCTTGATGATATCCTCGTCTACAAATGGCATGAAGAACATTTTATGCTCGTGGTAAACTGTGCTAATAAAGAAAAAGACCTCTTATGGCTACAGGAGCAGGCCGTCACCTATCAACCCTTAGAAATACGGGACTCGACTGACAGCACATCTCTCATCGCACTACAAGGCCCCCTATCCATGCGTATGCTTGAAAATGCCTTCAACAGTAAATTTGATTATCTGAAGAGGTTTTACTTTGATGATTTTGTATGGGATGGTATACCGATAGTAATTTCCAGGACGGGATATACCGGCGAGGATGGTTTTGAGATATTTACAGATGCAAAGCATGTCGTGAAACTATGGAATCTGCTCCTTGACAAAAACAGGCAGGATGGCTTGAGACCTGCCGGTCTTGGAGCAAGGGACACCCTGCGATTGGAGGCGTGTCTTTTGTTATATGGAAATGATATGGATGAGACCACGACCCCTCTCGAGACGACCATTGATTGGACCGTGAAATTCGACAAGGGTAACTTTACTGGTAAAGAGGCCATGCTCAGACAGAAGGCAAAAGGGGTTGATAGAAAATTGGCTGGATTTGAGATGATTGACCGGGGGATTCCCCGCAACGGCTATCCTGTATTGAAAGGGAATGAAACGATTGGCAAGGTTACCAGCGGATCGTTTAGTCCCACCACAAATAAAAACATCGGCTTGTGCCTTATAAAATCTCACTATGCCAGAGTGGGGGAGGTGTTGCAAATCCAAATCAGAGAAAATAATTATCGTGCACGTATTGTAAAGACCCCATTTTACAAGGGGGAAATTACTTAG
- a CDS encoding rubrerythrin family protein yields the protein MKMMTEQHLINAFGGESQAHMRYLHFADQADKENFPNVARLFRAISHAEYVHAGDHYHELRHLEGGFVANSMAAFGPGDTKKNLKLAIMGENFEITEMYPTYMEVAKFQEEKGALRTFTWAYGTEKMHKKLFEKAKESVDKNSDADLGPIQVCKICGYTLEGEAPDKCPLCSATKKDFITFK from the coding sequence ATGAAGATGATGACTGAACAGCATTTGATTAATGCATTTGGTGGAGAAAGCCAGGCCCATATGCGCTATCTGCATTTTGCCGATCAGGCGGATAAAGAAAATTTTCCAAACGTGGCCCGATTATTCCGTGCCATTTCTCATGCGGAATATGTCCATGCTGGTGATCATTACCATGAACTCCGTCATTTAGAAGGAGGGTTTGTGGCAAACAGTATGGCGGCATTTGGACCCGGTGATACGAAAAAGAATTTGAAGCTGGCTATCATGGGAGAGAATTTCGAGATTACCGAAATGTATCCCACCTACATGGAGGTGGCCAAATTTCAAGAAGAAAAGGGAGCTTTGAGGACATTTACCTGGGCATATGGTACGGAAAAGATGCATAAAAAACTCTTTGAAAAGGCAAAGGAATCCGTTGATAAAAACAGCGATGCGGATTTGGGGCCGATCCAGGTCTGTAAGATCTGTGGATATACACTGGAAGGAGAAGCTCCGGACAAATGCCCGCTGTGTAGTGCCACCAAAAAAGATTTTATTACTTTCAAATGA
- the amrB gene encoding AmmeMemoRadiSam system protein B, protein MIRQPAVAGSFYSRDAAQLKSDIEGFVIKDCEKQTALGIVSPHAGYMYSGRVAGNLYSRIKIPDTVVILAPNHTGYGVPYSIWPSGSWRTPLGDVMVDEEVVNELVNVCNLIEKDQEAHLYEHAAEVQIPFIQYFNPQSKIVAMVISSRNIAALKRIGENLSLVLRKLRPNALVVASSDMTHREPQASANRKDQIAIDEVLALNEDDLYSKVHDMRITMCGIYPAVVMLVCSKDRGAKKADLVRYETSGDITGDYDQVVGYAGIMVS, encoded by the coding sequence GTGATAAGACAACCGGCTGTAGCGGGCAGTTTTTATAGCAGAGATGCAGCCCAGTTAAAGAGCGATATCGAAGGTTTTGTGATTAAGGATTGTGAGAAACAGACCGCATTGGGCATCGTCTCACCGCATGCCGGGTATATGTATTCTGGACGCGTTGCAGGGAATCTTTATTCAAGGATCAAAATACCCGACACCGTGGTCATCTTAGCACCAAACCATACGGGATACGGCGTGCCGTATTCCATCTGGCCAAGCGGGTCATGGCGCACACCCCTGGGTGATGTCATGGTTGATGAAGAGGTGGTAAACGAACTGGTCAATGTATGCAATCTCATTGAGAAAGACCAAGAAGCCCACCTTTATGAGCACGCCGCTGAGGTGCAGATACCCTTTATTCAATACTTTAATCCCCAGAGTAAAATTGTTGCGATGGTTATATCTTCCAGGAATATTGCAGCCCTTAAGAGGATAGGGGAGAATCTATCATTGGTGCTACGGAAATTACGTCCAAATGCCCTGGTGGTAGCCTCCTCTGATATGACTCACCGTGAGCCACAGGCGTCTGCTAACAGAAAAGATCAGATCGCCATTGATGAGGTTTTGGCCCTTAATGAGGATGACCTATACAGCAAAGTACACGACATGCGTATTACGATGTGTGGCATTTATCCTGCAGTTGTCATGCTGGTATGCTCTAAGGACCGTGGGGCAAAAAAGGCAGATCTCGTGCGTTATGAAACCAGCGGTGACATTACGGGCGATTACGATCAGGTCGTGGGGTATGCAGGAATTATGGTAAGTTAA
- a CDS encoding tetratricopeptide repeat protein, translating to MSETDINNNKDIDTKTTPEVGNPESNISYPVQNKKYRSFFQAKSIFSDLFKRFERVTKGSATKRAFIKTDKQLSVILIIAFGVSVVALICYWFFIERPYYNNLLAEKDELIKTLKFTRDKQKKIYENAVESYEKRLADEYILKSIYDDKINDYEQKLISYKNDYISVTEHQKQVAELEHRIKEESLAKERLSKEDYEQKITALEQKISVLEDKNLDLKTTIKESTEFMKGEKESLEDALLLERKKASIPSLILSETKNKGMSNAALKKLVTIKDKLKSIEEMNIALRPETHFEMGLISYYNKQHDEAIEQWESAVSSNKNNLKAYICLAIVYNEENMSDNAVKILKRALEIDPKHATLHLVLARIYEQKGSLDDAIYEYSRVLEISPETIDIYNILGTLYEKKGLKEEARKSFAQYEKLKSANK from the coding sequence ATGTCTGAAACAGATATAAATAATAACAAAGACATTGATACAAAAACAACACCCGAAGTAGGGAACCCTGAAAGCAACATTTCTTATCCTGTTCAAAATAAAAAATACAGGAGCTTTTTTCAGGCAAAATCGATCTTCAGCGACCTCTTCAAACGTTTTGAAAGGGTAACAAAGGGCTCCGCCACGAAAAGGGCTTTCATTAAAACAGATAAGCAACTTTCTGTCATTCTGATCATTGCCTTCGGTGTTTCAGTTGTTGCCCTCATTTGTTACTGGTTCTTCATAGAAAGACCCTATTATAATAATCTCCTTGCCGAAAAAGATGAATTAATCAAGACTCTGAAATTTACCCGCGACAAGCAAAAGAAAATTTACGAAAATGCCGTAGAGTCTTATGAAAAAAGATTAGCAGACGAATATATCCTTAAATCAATCTATGATGATAAGATAAACGACTACGAACAAAAACTGATATCTTACAAGAATGACTATATCTCCGTGACGGAGCATCAAAAACAAGTTGCGGAATTAGAACATCGCATCAAAGAAGAATCTTTAGCCAAAGAACGCCTATCAAAAGAAGACTACGAACAAAAAATCACTGCACTGGAACAAAAAATCTCTGTCCTGGAGGACAAAAATCTCGACCTGAAAACGACGATCAAAGAATCCACAGAATTCATGAAAGGAGAAAAAGAATCATTGGAAGATGCGCTTCTTCTGGAAAGAAAAAAGGCGTCAATTCCTTCTTTGATCCTCTCCGAAACCAAAAACAAGGGCATGAGTAACGCCGCATTGAAAAAGTTAGTCACCATAAAAGACAAGTTAAAGAGTATTGAAGAAATGAATATTGCCTTAAGACCTGAAACGCATTTTGAGATGGGTCTCATTTCCTATTACAACAAACAACACGACGAGGCAATTGAGCAATGGGAAAGTGCGGTATCCTCAAATAAAAACAATCTTAAGGCGTATATCTGTCTTGCAATCGTATATAACGAAGAAAATATGTCCGACAATGCCGTCAAAATCCTGAAACGTGCCCTTGAGATCGATCCAAAGCATGCCACCCTTCATCTCGTACTCGCCCGTATTTACGAGCAAAAAGGCAGCCTGGATGACGCTATTTATGAATACTCCAGGGTACTGGAAATCAGTCCGGAAACGATAGATATCTATAATATCCTTGGGACGCTTTATGAAAAGAAGGGATTGAAAGAAGAGGCCAGAAAATCATTTGCCCAGTATGAAAAATTAAAGAGTGCAAACAAATAA